From the genome of Anopheles funestus chromosome 2RL, idAnoFuneDA-416_04, whole genome shotgun sequence:
GTGGAGCACACTATTGACAAGTGTGTAAATTATGGATGCGGTTGCAACGGGACGAGATAAAACTATCAAAGTTTGcacctttaatttttttttgctaccgaGGCGTAGTCAATATAATtcaattgcaataaaattaaatcatttgtaatttaatttcgatTGCTTGTCAGCATTACGTTCATGGTAAATGCAGAAACCTAAACGCTAAGTACTAATTCATCgatatggaaataaaaaagggtgCGTATTTTgaacttgttttttcttattttcatgAAGatataatgaaacaaatcTGATTAAATAACCCTTAAACTGGCTTTAATTTACTGAGGAAAAATTTGTTGATAAATGAAGTATAAAATAGCAGATTGCTGCTTGATTCGGAAATGCgctttaattacattttgaCTATGTATTCTGTTGTAAAGgatatttttgtaaataaaataaatacatttgatAGATTACTATAAAAGTAATCATAAAAATAGAcggttaaataaaataaaatatataaaatagtGTTATATAAAGGTAACGATGCGAACTTAATTGAAAtcataaagttttaaaaatgcataatcataaattataataaaattttccaccaaatgatgaccaataaaaatattttaaagacaTTGCTATTTAATGAGCAAcatgtttgattattttttcagCATCTTCGAGGggttaatatttttctattatattttgtatttatattatttatattattttgatattttgatATCATCCCATGCGAGAAATAAGAACCGTTTCATACCTTTTTGTATAGACATAATTATCTTAAGCTCTTTACAATATGTGTCAGCATTAGGGAAATTTCGATTAACAGTTTGATGATAAGATGAAATGAAGATTTTGAAATTGAGTAACGTTTTTTATTACTCATTACCTGATAAACCAGGAAAAGGAACTAAAAATCCctttaaaaacataaacaaattataTGGAAAAATCTATTTGCAAAACAGGTCATTTtaaacaattgaaaacaattaaagCACAATCATCGTTTGCAACCGATGGCAGCCCGTAAAACCATTAAAACCAACATGACAGAAACTTTAAAACTTTACTACCATTTATCCCGGATAAATAGCATTTGAGGAGATTAATCAATTTGTAGCCATGTTCAAAGCGATGAGCACACGTTTCGAATCACGAACGGTGCGGGTAACGGTGGGTATAAAATTGAATGGCAAACGCCACAACTATGCATACGAAACATTCGTGCTAATGACGCCACACGTGACAACGCCCCATGGTCGGGCATGTTGTTCAATTCTATTTGCTGAAAGGATCCCATTCACTAAACAACTTTGGAGCGTTATTGTCGCTCCGgaagagtaaaacaaaaacagcaccTTCCATAGCACCAACATCCGTCCTGCATGAGAGATTgatatcacaaaacaaaagtggatgaaataaaaatcttacTAATTCGATTGTTACCCACCATGTGGATGGGAAGCGACACAATAGGGTGGACGTCGGATCAGGGGAGCGATTCGGCACGATTCCATTGTCGTCCATACGTGGTGTGTTCCGCTGTGGTGGCTTAGTACACATTTGCGTTGCTTATCTTAACAGTTTTATGCTTGTTTATTCATTCTGTTTccggaagttttttttcccccaactgGTGACACAATCGTCTCTGACGGCCTCCGATCGGAAGCACACGATAATACGCTGGCAAACTTCCACCCGGACTGTCGCAGGACCCATTCCCGGACCCGGACCAACACACAGGGGTAAACATTAAACGACACCGTGCCCATTGGGATTAAATGGTTGCagtaaataaaatgtgtaaatttGTATACtttgattcatttttctaACACTAGCGAACGTTTTGGTACACGAAGGTACGATGAGGTGCGTCATAGCATATTGCCATATTGGAggtgaaaaaggaaagaaaagcattACAAAACTAAACGGAAGTAGCTTTAACAGACAACAACAGTAACCATTTCACGATTGAATGATGTTCAATCAGCAGGAAATGATGATTGTTACGTTAGCTGTtcttgaaaatgaaattcacaCAATCTCAAAACGCAGGAAAAGAACAAATTTCTTCAGTGCTGTGTTTGAAACAAAAGCTTTTTTGCCGACCGACAGACATTTGCACATGATCATTTGCATCGGTATCGAAGGTCGtttattttccaccccaaaaaccgagcGACCAGTATCTACTAGGGACAGTtcggtttttcttctctttttgaaTAATCTACTGCCCGTATCGTGTAGCGCATACTTGAAAGTACTGCTCGAGGCAAATCAAGTCTACCACCATGGTACGATTCCGAACTCGCAGAACTCACTGCTGTAACTGAAGCAGCaaagggaaaaacgaaaaccttTCCATTTTGATGCCCGAAGGATATTCCTACGAAACGATTGTACAATACATGGAAAACAGAAGCAAAGGGAGAGACAATTTCCACAGTTTTACCGGCTCGATGGAAACGAAATTGCACTCGACAAAGCGTTCCTTCTTTCAGGGTgatccaaaaaaaagagtcaatgTTTCGCCTTGCttcttcaaacacacacacacacatgatgcACGGTTCGGTGAACACTATTGAAAATCCGGTGACACAATATCCTGTAAGCCAAATATTGAAAAGCATCAGACTCATTTCGATTGACTGCGAATTGATATTGCTTATACGATCTCAAACAATGTAACGCGTGgttgaaaaacaataaattttctcCAAAAATGGGAAGGAAGAAATCGTTGTCGTTGAATTGGGATAAAGACCTAGGGCCTACAAACAGTACGATTAATACAAGTATCCATCTTGCAGCAGTAATGGTACAAATTGATCACGTACATACGAAGGATATCCTTCACAGGAAACAACAACTTCATCCTGTGGAAACACATTGCATATGAAACTCACCAACTCTCGTGTCAAGTTGCCAGTGCTTCCAGTTAATTCAAAAGTTTCAAGAGTAAATCACTTTACAGACGTGAAATGATTCTACATTCGCACGtaccaacacaaacacacacgctgtACCTCACCATACtaagaaagggaaaataaacttttcgCTAATAATTAAATGCTTTGGTGCAACTTTGCCGATCAAATAACTCACACGCGTCCTGCCACGTGCGTCCGTTTCCACCAGGCAAACGGTTGATGAAGGACACACTTTTACACAAAAGGAGGCGAAAACGAAACCCCGCTCCAGGGCCCCACttctccaaacaaaaaaaaaatactgaggAAGGGAGCTTTGGGTGTTATGAGAAATGTGAAACGTGATCAAAGAGATGAGAGTgagagcaaacacacacacacacacacacacatacaaaacatcACCAAATCGTCATCACTTACCCCATGTTGGTGAGACGGAAGTCCTGCATCCAGATGTAGAAATCCGTCATGTCGATGATGAACTCGCTGGTGAAAGTCATCGTCGCTACATCGACGTCAACGAAACCGGTCGGGCCGAGATCCATGATGTGTGCGGAATAGTCGTACGTGAACTGCAACGTGGTTACGATGGagtgaaagaagaaagcaacaataaacgtaaaaaaaccatttttagTGAAACGAAGCCAGTCAAAGGGGAACGAGAGGGATCATACTTCCTTCCCTCTCCGAGCAAAAAGGTGgagaaaattatttcccaCCAAAAACTTGGTGAAGCACCACGAAAATCTTTCCTGGAAAACATTCGCGCTTAAGATCCTGGGACCGGGTTTCGCGTATCAGCATCGCGCCCCCCCCCGGGATTGCCGCTCGGGAAACTCCTTCTGGGTGGCGCgttgaaacttttccatcGGAAAACTCGCGCTAAGAGCGCAAACACCTAGGTGGGTTGCGTTGCGTAAAAGCTGGTACAAAAAGGTAGAAGCATAAACAAAACTTCCCCCACACCCACAATCGTCGAACAGCAACAATAATTGCCCTGAAAGTGTGGCATAGCACACACACCTTTCCCGAAGGTATTTTGCTACCAAACGTCCTGCCTGGTTAAGCCGAACCTGTGGCGTAATAAACACCACAACGCTAGtgagaagcaaaacacacacacacaaaaaatggcaGAACCACTACAAAATCTTCGCATAAGCCAACTCTTTGCCACAGGCGCTAACCGCATCTGTCCATCTTTACACGGGGCGTCACCATGTCGTCGGAAAAGTATAATCCACTCACCTGCACCAACACACCCAGTTCGTCGCATTTTGCGTCACACACCTCTTGCATCCTATCGCACCGCCTGGCAGAATCACCATTTGGCGCTTGGATCAGGTTTTAATGGGGTTTTGGTTTTCGGGATCTTGCCTCTTCCAACTTTCCCTTCACCCTCctccatttcatttccattcccCGGAAGAAGGGTAGAAGGGGAGAGAAGTTGGGAAATTTCGGCACCTTTTACGAGATCTTTCCATGGGGTTTTAACGCTaagggttgggttttttttctctcttctgttTGCTCTCTGTAACACTTGAGGGCACACACCAGTGCGAGTTCCATTTTCCAAGCAACAGCTTCCCAGCAAAAGCAggaacacaaccaaaaaaaaagtcgctaaaagaaaacaccacgatgaaaagcaaattaaatgtgACTCGTTCTCGGTATCGCATATCCGaggtaataaattttcaagcaTTGTTTAATCACAAGACGACGAATGtggcccaaaaaaaatccagcacCCACGTCAAGCTAGCTTCCACCGTGAACACCGATGCGAGGTGTTCTCCATTTTCACGATCCCTTTCCAGAAGTGTGCGATCAACTTTATGGAACTTTGCACAGCCGTAGCAGAAGTCGCTGAAAACGCGCACAATTTCATCGCCACACTCTGCGCCGCTGTTGTGCTTTAACGCACTTTTACACACCCGACATGACAACCGAACATGACGGGAGAACAAGCCCTGCCAGTACGCGTCAAGTCCCGGGGAAGATATCAACACGCAACACATCTGCTATATTCACCTGCACGCACGTCAATGTGTTGCCTTCGCGCAAAAGTCGTTAGAATGATAAATTTAGACAAATTCATTTTCCAACCTCTTGTTCCGGGGGAGGCGGTTGTGGGGACGGACAGATGGGAAAGACACACCGCTGTGAAACCATCTTACCACCTTACCGTTAGCAGGAAAGAGAAAATGTGCGAAAATAAGGCAAACACATCAATTCCTTTTCCTCGCTCCGAGCGGTGGGAAAACCTTGGAAGCGGGTGGCGAAGGTCCTTGGACGCTTCATAAAAGTGCTGCTATCGCCACGCAATAAAGGGAAACTCGTTTCCCGCAAGAATTTCCTCGAATCTGGCACGCAAGAAAATAGCAAGTCCCACCCACCCATTCGCATTTGACGAACTGTGTTTGTCATGGTGGTTGCAGGTGACTCAATTTCTCAGTCCCGCTGGTGGCCGACCGCCTAACGAGCAGGCACTCCgcgtgctgctgcttttccGTTGAATAAATCACACACCTCTTCCGGTTGATGTCTCTTCCATTGCACGGCCATTGCGTTTCCTGTTCCAGTGTTTATCCTCACCAACCCCCCCAAAAGCAATGGAGAACGAGATCTTGCTAACCTTCTAAAGCCTTCCTGAAAGTCGGGCCGGGAGTTTCCCAGATCCATGCAGACGCACCGATACTCCGATTGCGGCTCCATCGCACGGCATCGAGTGCTGGCAACTAGCTCCTTTGGGAAGTGAGGAATAATTTCTTGctttttgaataattcatttcGCCTGCAACACCACTGAAGGACCTGTTTAACGAGGCGCACCCGGCTTGATGGCCTCGTGTCGACGAGGGTGACGATATTGAATCTTATTTTACGCTTCACCGATGCGCTCCGGCAGGAGGAATTTTGTGGTTTCTAGCGGTGGTAGCGCTAGTTTTTGGACGGGACACAatttaacaattatttattattattctccTTCGGTCTCACTGGTGTTCTAATTGCATTTGCTGCtgtataaaacataaatactTTAGCAATGCTTCAacattctttattttaaattatttccaaaaatgtataggaaaatatttacaattccgGTGGAATAAAAGGATGTTTCATAACACACTGGTGTATAATACCCAGAATCAAACCACCTAcgcgaaaatgtaaaataatattatagcATTTTCTTCGAATTACGATAGGTGATCTATGGAGTGAAACGTTATTTGAACTACGCATAGCTTCAGATTGCAGAGCGGCTCATTGATTATCAAGCCACAACCACACAatgtttatttgaaaattgccATACTGATCTACAGTGgcaaaaattcttttaaacGTTCAGCTTTTATCGGTGGCAACAGACTTTTGTGAAAGTCTATGGTAAGGCTACAattgagaaagaaaaatacctAAGCTattggaattaaaaagaaaacctaagaaaattcaaaaataaccAGCCGTGACGGGACTAGAATAGTAGAACTGGGAGAGGCTAGTCAATGCACTGCTGCGGACACTAAGGAAAAACTGAAACTGGCAATGGAACATAAGCGTTTTACACAAATATTGCTTAGAAGTGGtcaattgaaatatttgtattttgtgATGAGAATAAGTTTAACTTAGATGCCCCTAACTGTTGCGCTTATTATTGGTAACATTTGCGAACCGATCCTATATTGCAACTCAGCCTAAACTGCGGAGGCTTATTTTGATGATAACGGCCAAAGACCCCTACAGCCATGTGTGCCATGTCTAATATGATAcaatctaaacaaaaaaacatcattaaagAAATCCCTTGTTCTGCAAGAATTTTAAGCTTCAAACCATAAAAAGTCATCACCCACTACAACCCTGCTTCATGGGAATACTTAAGGAACTTATTCACTTTCTGATTCCACGAAAAGGATCAATCGCTTTCGGTGAAGCGATTACACTTACCCAACGTGTAGAAAATTcttgtgaacattttgttacACATTACACATTCCGCGAAAGCATTCTTTGCACCAATACTTACGCCCAGCTGTCGAATGTTGGCACCGACGGAAACGCGTAGCAACTGCCGGTCGTAGTGCATCATCGCGTTTCCATTCCTACCCACACTGTGGATGGTGTGGAAAACTCCATTCGTTAGTGCCAGCTCACCATGGTACGTAATCAGAATTGGGCGCTATGCGATCGGAAACATAATGGAAATGTTAGCGGTGTAAATCAATCGGATAACTGTGAACGTCATACAGGCCAAGTACCTGTAACTATAGTACCTACATGTTCGAATCCTTCAACCACATCGGGCAGTGCCATGGGTACGAGATGCGTGTTCATCCACGGTCCAACCTGGATCATCACCACGTCAATGTAGTTGTTCATGTTTGCCGACAGGGCGGTATTCCGATTGctggaaacaaaaatgttaattacTTTAAATCGCAAAAAATCGCGTAACAGTGTAGAGGGGTGTTCCGTTTCAACgtaagagttgaaaaattggtCGATATGACAGCGAactaaatgcaaaaaaacatgttgAGTAAATATCAGATTACACGAGTTCTTAAATATCATATCAAACCATAAATttccatgcaaaaaaaaaacatttcatctgTCGAATGCCCCATATGGACCGAATAAATTTTTGAGAACTactttcaaacaatttatttcaaaagattgaaataaatttcatataAGTACCCTTACAAaagatttacattttaatttacttgcTATGGGTAGACTGAAATCAAATTGCTGTAGTAAATTCTTTACTAATAACACTCCGTTCTCAACTAGGTGCGAACATATTAATCCATGGTCTACTGCATTCCTGATATCCCCACAACAAAGGGTCGTTGGTCTAATCTTATCGTTTTAATTTATCTAAACACGTCGTTCAGCACCGGGTACTCTGGACCCATATGGTAACTGTGATAGCGGCTGATGTTAGGCTTCCGTTTgcatatatgttttttttaagtcgTGGCATTTTTGTATGAGAGATTATTAATCATTAGACTTTTCTTTGAAcagtaatttttgttttacataaaaaatatttttactcttttgTTGAATGTGTAATCATTTATAACGCATAATTACAACGATTGCAAGCAAACTCACTACAGCTTTTTAGACTGGTTCATTTAATCGTGAGCAACACTTTTGGGCCTTTATTAAACGATATTGCGTGATAAAATATCACATTGTTCCAAATACATTAAGGaccaaatgaaaatcaaaccaTAATATCTTCCGCAAATATCGAATAATACCCATCGTTTCTATGTCCATTCCAGTTTGTAGAACTAATTTAGGTTATCTATTATGAGGCTTTAGGTTATCTATTATGAGCTGCTGAACCGTGCGATACCTCCATAATCTATATTCTACAGAACATTGCTCAGCTACTGGTGTAACAAAAAAGCCGTGATAGGAAACATTGTGCGTTGATCGTCGAGCGATCGTCACTCGCCATGATTTTATACTAATGTTCGATGTTAAAAAGTACAAGCTACAAGGTACACGGTTGACAACTGGGCATAACCAAAG
Proteins encoded in this window:
- the LOC125761736 gene encoding mite allergen Der f 7-like; this encodes MRTLSLVALGLVCFLASVGGYETEFEDDVNRNTALSANMNNYIDVVMIQVGPWMNTHLVPMALPDVVEGFEHRPILITYHGELALTNGVFHTIHSVGRNGNAMMHYDRQLLRVSVGANIRQLGFTYDYSAHIMDLGPTGFVDVDVATMTFTSEFIIDMTDFYIWMQDFRLTNMGNLSIRFRGNILVDWLANIFVNVITTIFRNTITNVVSNGVRDFLQATLDDMNGRLRGRAITEQEAAVLIENLKKMLTH